GCGGTGCTGTATGCGCTCGTCGCCAAGCCCGTGTTCGAGGCCAACCTGATGATCCACGTCGAGGAGGAGAGCCCGAACGCATCGAAGAACATCCTCTCCGAAGCGTCGTCGCTGTTCGAAACCAAGAAGGCGGCCATCGCCGAGATGGAGCTGCTGAGGTCGCGCATGGTGGTGTCGCGTGCGGTCGACAACCTGCAGCTGTATATCGACGTGCAACCCAGATACTTCCCCATCGCCGGCTTCTGGTTCGCCAACCAGAACGGCAACGCGCTGTCGACGCCGGGCCTGTTCGGCTATGGCGGCTATGTGTGGGGCAGCGAACGGGCCGAGGTGTCGCTGTTCGAAGTGCCGGAAGCCTGGCTGGGGCGCGAGTTCACGCTGACGGCGCTCGGCCAGGACCGTTACCGCTTCTCCGGCGGCGGCCAGCGCATCGTGTTCGAAGGCGAAGTGGGGCTGCGCTACCGCGTGCCGACGCCGGAAGGACTGATCGAGCTGAAGGTCGACCGTCTGTCCGCGAATCCGGGTGGCCGCTTCCGCCTGCGCCGCATGTCGCGCTTCGCCATGATCGAGGCGATTCAGAACGCGCTCGTCATCACCGAGCAGGGCAAGCAGTCGGGCATCATCGAAGTCAAGCTGCAGGGCGAGAACGCGCGCCGCACCTATGCCGTGCTGAGCGAGATCGGGCGCGAATACATGCGGCAGAACCTTGCACGCAAGACCGAGGAAGCGGAAAAGTCGCTGGCTTTCCTTAATCAGCAATTGCCGATCCTGAAGCGCCAGCTGGAGCAGGCGGAAGACCGCTACAACCAGTTCCGCAACGCGCACAGCACGGTCGACCTGCAGGAGGAAGCGCGCATGAGCCTGGGCCAGGCGGCGGCGGCGCGGGCGCGGCGCATGGACCTCATCCAGAAGAAGACGGAGCTGCTGGCCCGCTTCACGGAAGACCACCCGATCGTCGCCGCGATCAATCGCCAGCTCAAGGAAGTCGACACGGAGATCGAGCAGGTCAACACCCGCATCAAGGACCTGCCCGTGCTCGAACAAGATGAAACGCGCCTGACGCGCGACATCAAGGTCAACACCGATCTCTATACGGCCCTGTCGAACACGGCGCAGCAGCTGCGACTGATCTCCGTCGGACGGGTCAGCAACGTGCGCATGGTCGACGCGCCGATCGCGCCGGAAAAGCCGATCAAGCCGAACCGGCCGCTGATCGTGGCGCTGGCCGTCGTCACGGGCCTGTTCCTCGGCACCTTGATCGCGTTTACGCGCAAAGCCATGATGGGCGGAATCGACGATCCGCAAGCCATCGAGCGGCTGCTGCGCGCGCGGGTCGTTTATGCGACGATCCCGCACAGCAATAATCAGGACAAGCTGATGCGCAAGGCGAGAAGCGACGGCGGCATGTTGCCGCTGCTGGCTCAGATCATCCCCGAGGATGCCGCCATCGAAAGCCTGCGCAGCTTCCGCGCCGCGCTG
This genomic stretch from Massilia putida harbors:
- a CDS encoding polysaccharide biosynthesis tyrosine autokinase encodes the protein MSTTGESHALSHVMSRPPIIGVPFDPRAVDGPREEPTFDLKGYLNTLYDSRWLIGGITAFITLVAVLYALVAKPVFEANLMIHVEEESPNASKNILSEASSLFETKKAAIAEMELLRSRMVVSRAVDNLQLYIDVQPRYFPIAGFWFANQNGNALSTPGLFGYGGYVWGSERAEVSLFEVPEAWLGREFTLTALGQDRYRFSGGGQRIVFEGEVGLRYRVPTPEGLIELKVDRLSANPGGRFRLRRMSRFAMIEAIQNALVITEQGKQSGIIEVKLQGENARRTYAVLSEIGREYMRQNLARKTEEAEKSLAFLNQQLPILKRQLEQAEDRYNQFRNAHSTVDLQEEARMSLGQAAAARARRMDLIQKKTELLARFTEDHPIVAAINRQLKEVDTEIEQVNTRIKDLPVLEQDETRLTRDIKVNTDLYTALSNTAQQLRLISVGRVSNVRMVDAPIAPEKPIKPNRPLIVALAVVTGLFLGTLIAFTRKAMMGGIDDPQAIERLLRARVVYATIPHSNNQDKLMRKARSDGGMLPLLAQIIPEDAAIESLRSFRAALLFSMPHFRNNIVMFAGPTRALGKSFVSVNFAAVMAASGKRVLLIDSDLRNGQLHRYFGISRERGLSRAILGQSSIDEVIHHDVVENLDFIPTGELPPNRSEFLLHLNVGGLLQQVAARYDLVLLDPPPLLDVADALIIGAHAGAVFILARSGRTNESEINESIKRLNHAGISPQGVLFNDMAPRLGAYGAYTKFTAAGQIGFSAG